The region TAATCTCTAAAATTAACGGCAGTTTCATCTCTGCTTACAGTAACAATTGGATGCATAATACCAAAATAACCTGTAATTTTTGGGTAAGTAGTTTGAGAAAAAGTAAAGGAACTAAAAAGCAGTAATAAAAAAAGAAAGGTGTATCGAAACATGGAGTTTTGTTTTATTGGTTGTAAAAACAAAATTAGCTCCCTGTGTTTTCCCTAAATAGAACGCTTTTTACGTTTTTGTATAAGGATTACTTTTTACGGATTTTTCTGCGATAGGCGGAAGGATTATTTCCAGTATGTGCCTTAAAAATCCTCGTGAAATGACTTTGATCAGAAAAACCAGTCATATAGGCAATTTCAGTGAGTGTGTACGAAGAACTTTCAATTAGATTTATAGCTTTCTCAATGCGTTGTTTTCGAACATATTCGCCAAAATTTAGATCTTCAAAATGTTTAGAAAATTCTCTTGATAAATAGGAAGGATTTAGGTCAAGTTCGCTTGATATTTTTTTTAGGTCAAGAGTAA is a window of Flavobacterium crocinum DNA encoding:
- a CDS encoding helix-turn-helix domain-containing protein, which translates into the protein MYQQKHLQNSPFENLLHEVYNKFLKDKKSNAKTPSWVKDLKEIIQDQIDAQFTLDLKKISSELDLNPSYLSREFSKHFEDLNFGEYVRKQRIEKAINLIESSSYTLTEIAYMTGFSDQSHFTRIFKAHTGNNPSAYRRKIRKK